The following proteins are encoded in a genomic region of Nymphalis io chromosome 16, ilAglIoxx1.1, whole genome shotgun sequence:
- the LOC126774174 gene encoding 85/88 kDa calcium-independent phospholipase A2 — protein sequence MLNSFIRGIFNIEESPNKVLEVRSDNYISRPIQYRADSMLLYGPSPPSERNNPRDKYYEIILHKPFTVSLHHMYSLMRSEDLQTAEELFIVYKEKIPHYIKVTKDCSVASLQRICDTLTENKSWSLAHMVAHFGQHELFNDPDIQRQINEVDTFTGITPLMLSIKNANPRMVQSLVSLNSALDTLDHEGNTVLHFAAASNKDIVNILIGKTANLLNKYNKQGYTPLHMACIANAPDCVRALIMAGADVNLPATPGGTYTTSTIPGIVGDVLQDSQSKLFQQDMKRGGTPLHWAISREVLEALADKNCDIHAKNFDGRTALHMMVMRGRLECAIALLSRGAEHSIGDNEGNTPLHLAVKQKNITLVQALIVFGADLEAKNKAGYTARHVVPTEMTNGNFDKILYVLHAVGAQRCSAATSGCGAGCASRGEYNGVPPPAVAGAAPRAHVRDMLAAAAMDRAACDRAARTDKCGRLLCLDGGGIKGLVLVQILLNLEAVVGKPIIECFDWVAGTSTGGILALALACGKSLRDCQKLYFRMKEHAFVGTRPYPTEPLETILKDCLGTERVMADIEHPKLMILAVLADRKPLDLHMFRNYQSAQEILTEYNGTYSPQMEGGDQSWVLSPPLPPAEQLVWQAARATGAAPSYFRSSGRFLDGGLIGNNPTLDALTELTELSYALEATGQHDKAKVARPKVIVSCGTGLVPLTELKDIDIFKPEGLFETAALAWKLPKIGSLLVDQATQSDGRVVERARAWSAALGAPYYRFAPQLSEDVALNERADERLVPALWEAHAYMRAHRDRLAELAAVLLQ from the exons ATGTTGAATTcgt TTATTCGCGGAATTTTTAACATTGAGGAATCGCCGAATAAAGTCTTAGAAGTAAGATCAGACAATTATATATCTCGGCCGATACAATACAGAGCTGATTCAATGTTGCTTTATGGACCATCTCCACCTTCGGAACGTAATAATCCTCgcgataaatattatgaaattatcttACACAAACCATTTACAGTGAGCTTGCATCATATGTATAG tTTGATGCGTTCTGAGGATCTTCAGACTGCTGAAgaactatttattgtatataaagaaaaaattccACACTATATCAAAGTAACTAAAGAT tgttcAGTAGCGAGTTTGCAGAGAATCTGTGATACTTTAACTGAGAACAAGTCATGGTCACTAGCCCACATGGTGGCTCATTTTGGGCAGCATGAACTATTCAATGATCCAGACATACAGAGACAAATAAATGAAGTGGATACATTTACGGGAATCACACCGCTAATg ttatcaataaaaaatgcgAATCCTCGTATGGTACAGAGTTTAGTGTCATTAAACTCTGCTCTGGACACACTTGATCATGAAGGGAACACTGTATTGCATTTTGCAGCTGCTAGCAACAAAGATATTGTTAAC ATCCTAATAGGCAAAACTGCAAATTTGCTgaacaaatataacaaacaagGCTACACTCCGCTTCACATGGCATGCATTGCAAATGCACCGGACTGTGTGCGAGCTCTGATAATGGCTGGGGCTGATGTTAACTTACCTGCAACTCCAGGGGGCACTTACACCACAAGTACAATACCAG GTATAGTTGGTGATGTTCTCCAAGATAGTCAATCTAAATTATTCCAACAAGACATGAAACGCGGAGGCACTCCGTTGCATTGGGCTATTTCTAGAGAAGTCTTAGAAGCGTTAGCAGATAAAAACTGTGATATTCACGCTAAGAATTTTGATGGAAGAACTGCACTACACATGATGGTTATGCGAGGCAGATTGGAGTGTGCCATAGCTCTATTGTCGAGAGGAGCGGAACATTCGATCGGAGATAATGAAGGGAACACGCCACTGCACTTGGCGGTCAAACAAAAGAACATAACGTTAGTTCAAGCTCTGATCGTTTTCGGTGCTGATCTAGAAGCGAAAAACAAAGCGGGGTATACCGCGAGGCACGTCGTACCGACGGAAATGACTAATGGCAATTTTGACAAGATTTTATATGTTCTGCACGCGGTCGGGGCTCAAAG ATGCTCGGCGGCCACGAGCGGGTGCGGCGCGGGCTGCGCGTCGCGCGGCGAGTACAACGGCGTGCCGCCGCCCGCCGTCGCCGGCGCGGCGCCGCGCGCGCACGTGCGCGACATGCTCGCCGCCGCCGCCATGGACCGCGCCGCCTGCGACCGCGCCGCGCGCACCGACAAGTGCGGCCG ATTACTCTGCTTAGACGGAGGCGGTATAAAGGGACTGGTTTTGGTGCAAATATTGTTAAATCTCGAGGCAGTTGTCGGGAAACCAATCATCGAATGCTTTGACTGGGTGGCCGGTACTAGCACTGGAGGAATACTGGCATTAGCCTTGGCCTGTGGAAAAAGTCTCAGAGATTGCCAGAAGTTATATTTCAGGATGAAAGAACATGCTTTTGTCGGTACCAGGCCATATCCAACAGAACCTTTGGAGACCATACTTAAAGATTGTTtag GAACTGAAAGAGTAATGGCAGATATCGAGCATCCAAAGCTGATGATACTGGCCGTACTAGCGGATAGAAAGCCATTAGATCTACATATGTTTAGAAATTATCAATCTGCACAAGAGATTCTTACCGAATATAATGGCACGTATA GCCCCCAGATGGAGGGCGGCGACCAGTCGTGGGTGCTGTCCCCCCCACTGCCGCCTGCTGAGCAGCTCGTGTGGCAGGCCGCGCGTGCCACCGGCGCCGCACCCTCTTACTTTCGCTCCTCGGGCAG aTTTCTAGATGGCGGACTTATCGGTAACAATCCGACTTTGGACGCGTTGACTGAACTAACTGAATTGAGTTACGCTTTGGAGGCTACCGGTCAACATGATAAAGCTAAAGTGGCGCGGCCAAAGGTCATCGTTTCATGTGGAACAG GTCTGGTGCCGCTGACAGAGTTAAAAGATATAGATATTTTCAAGCCTGAGGGTCTATTTGAAACGGCAGCGTTAGCCTGGAAACTACCGAAAATAGGAAGCCTCTTAGTCGATCAG GCGACGCAGTCGGACGGGCGCGTGGTGGAGCGCGCGCGCGCGTGGAGCGCGGCGCTGGGCGCGCCGTACTACCGCTTCGCGCCGCAGCTCTCCGAGGACGTGGCGCTCAACGAGCGCGCCGACGAGCGCCTCGTGCCCGCGCTGTGGGAGGCGCACGCCTACATGCGCGCGCACCGCGACCGCCTGGCCGAGCTCGCCGCCGTGCTGCTCCA gtga
- the LOC126774213 gene encoding islet cell autoantigen 1: MMQHQYWVTKKTVLKRLGTKEDDCVISSDAELDAKLELFRSISDSCLQLQRVLDQYQERLCILAQEENALGKFLRDAGKAGDASGKHMVSAGKAITYSGQQRLSIRPPLLRLYHEVETFRVRAVKDMRATVSAMEKARIEYRAALSWMKSTSAQLDPDTGRGLDNYRKAQRQVRESKKSFDKLTLDVLQKIDLLAAARCNMFSHVLLNYQNSFLNFSTKVTQTLQATVDTMNETPQYEFSILKSLGEVEPNQDEDAAPDKDQMLFFQDDYKDENHEKPSSAKDAKNENEKQPSSDNNNEEPTTSGNLIDTDNEASINNKDINEDLAGLQLDYGDIPANFGSFMPSQLLQNINSNLLQGSLAPVHINNIKSTNQPTTSQQVTKTAPKKEDKAAWFKLFAELDPLANPDNLPGSNANQSHAA; encoded by the exons ATGATGCAACACCAATATTGGGTGACTAAAAAGACTGTTTTAAAAAGATTAGGAACTAAAGAAGATGATTGTGTTATTTCTTCCGATGCCGAGCTTGATGcaaaattagaattatttcGATCAATATCCGATAGCTGTTTGCAATTACAAAGAGTTTTAGATCAGTACCAAGAACGCTTATGTATTTTAGCTCAAGAAGAGAACGCATTAGGCAAATTTTTGCGCGATGCGGGAAAAGCTGGCGATGCTTCTGGGAAACACATGGTATCGGCTGGTAAGGCAATTACTTACTCTGGGCAGCAGCGCCTGTCCATAAGACCGCCATTGTTAAGGCTTTATCATGAAGTGGAAACATTTAGAGTACGAGCTGTGAAAGATATGCGAGCAACAGTGTCTGCGATGGAGAAGGCCCGTATTGAGTATCGCGCTGCTCTTAGTTGGATGAAATCTACTAGCGCCCAACTAGATCCCGACACCGGACGTGGGCTTGATAATTACCGAAAAGCACAACGACAGGTTCGCGAAAGTAAGAAGAGTTTTGACAAATTGACCTTAGATGTTTTACAGAag attgattTATTAGCTGCTGCAAGATGTAACATGTTTTCACATGTTCTATTAAACTACCAAAACTCGTTTTTAAATTTCTCAACAAAGGTGACTCAAACTTTACAAGCTACAGTGGATACAATGAATGAAACACCCCAATATGAATTTAGTATTCTAAAAAGTTTGGGAGAAGTGGAACCCAATCAAGATGAAGATGCCGCACCAGATAAAGATCAGATGTTATTTTTCCAG gaTGATTATAAAGATGAAAATCACGAAAAACCAAGTTCAGCTAAAGATGCTAAAAACGAGAATGAAAAACAACCGTCCAGTGACAACAATAATGAAGAACCAACGACATCAGGCAATCTTATTGATACTGACAATGAAgcttcaattaataataaagatatcaaTGAAGATTTAGCAGGCCTGCAACTTGATTATGGAGATATTCCAGCTAATTTTGGATCTTTTATGCCATCGCAACTTTTACAG AATATAAATAGCAACCTTTTGCAAGGATCATTGGCACCAGTCcacatcaataatataaaatcaaccaACCAGCCAACAACGAGCCAACAAGTTACAAAAACTGCTCCAAAGAAGGAAGATAAGGCTGCTTGGTTTAAACTATTTGCTGAATTGGACCCACTTGCAAATCCCGACAATTTACCTGGATCTAATGCTAATCAAAGTCACGCAGCttga